Genomic segment of Deltaproteobacteria bacterium:
TCGTAGAGGAGGGAGATCATCGGAAGCTGATGGCCATGGGGGGAGAGTATCGCCGGCTCTACCGGATCCAGTTCCGGGACATGGAGACCATCGTAGAGGCTCCATCAGCCCCCGGAGTGGCATGATCCGCGGGCCCTCGGCCTCAGGGGTTATCGTATTGCAGCAGACAAGACGGGCTCTTTCGGGAATCGACCAGAGCAACCGAGCCCTCGGGTTGAAGAGAAGGCAGAGTGACAAAGAGACGGAGAGGCCTCCTTCGAAAACTCGGCGAGAGTATCACCCTCTTTCTGATCCCCTTCTTCTCCTACGGGCTGTTCTGGCTCTATCGGCTCACCCTGCGGGTCGAGACGGTCAACGCCCAGGCCATCAGCGCCTTTTTTGGGGGGAATGATGAAGAGCCAGTGATCATGGCCTTCTGGCACGGCCGTCTGCTCGTTGTGCCTTACCTCGCCAGGAAGAGGCGGATCGCCATCATGATCAGCCGGCACAGGGACGGGGAATTGATAAACAGGGCGGTCAGATTCTTTTCCATCGACTCGGTGAGAGGATCGACCACACGAGGCGGAATCCAGGCCTTACGGGGGTTGATCAGGGCCCTCAAGAGGGGTTCCCATGTCGCAATTACACCGGACGGCCCCAGAGGACCGCGCAACCGGGCACAGATGGGAGTGATCATGCTGGCCGCTGCTACCGGAAGACCCATCCTGCCGGTCACCTATGGAGTCTCAAAGGGAAAGACCTTCAAGAGCTGGGATCGATTTCTTCTCCCCTACCCTTTCTGCCGGGGAGTTCTTGTCTGGGGAGAACCAATCTGGGTGGACCCGGAAGAAGGCCAGGCGGGTTTCGAAGAGAAGAGGAAGATCCTCGAGGCTAGGTTGAACGAGATGACCCTCGAGGCCGACAGCTATTTCGACCGATGATCTACGGGGCATACAACACGCTTCTAGTCCTATCCCTCCCTCTGGTAGTGCCTTACATTCTTCTGAAGGACAGAAGGATCAGAGGGACCTCCTCGAGGCTTGGCGGGAAGCCGCCCATGGGGAGGCAAAGACCCGAGGCCGGACAGGACCACCCCCTCTGGTTCCATGCCGCATCGGTCGGCGAGGTGAACATGGCCCTTCCCCTCATGGATGCCGTCCACCGGAGGTTCCCCCACTTTCGGCTGTATCTGTCCACCATGACAGAGACCGGTCAGCAGGCGGCGGCGAGACTCCTCGAGGGGAAAGGTACGACCTTCTTTCTGCCTCTCGATTTCCCGTGGACGGTCAGCAGGATCCTGGGGAGCCTGGCGCCGAGAGCCCTGTTTGTCGCGGAGACGGAGATCTGGCCGAACCTCCTCCGCCAGTGCCGGAGGAGAAGGATACCCGTGGTACTGTTCAACGGCCGGATCTCGGATCGATCCTTTGAGAGGTACCGGAGGTTTCGGTTCTTCTTCAGGGAGGTCATCCAGGGATTTGCGGCATTGGCCATGCAGTCGGGCAGGGATGCCGAACGGATCATCGAGATCGGCGCATCTCCGAGCCGTGTCAGGGTTACCGGGAATGTCAAATTCGACAGGCCGATCCCTCGTCTGACAGCAGAGGAGGCCGGAGCACTCAGGGCAGGACTAGGAATCAAGGAGAAACAGCGCGTCTTTGTTGCCGGCTCCACCCACAGGGGCGAAGAAGAGTTGGTTCTGGAGGCCTTCCGGCGGCTCAAACAAACAGAGCCCTCCCTCGTCCTGATCCTGGCGCCGAGGCATCTTGAGAGGCTCGGGGAGGCAATAAAGGCCCTGGACAGAGGAGGCCTCTGTTGGACCAGGAAAAGCCAAATATCGAGGGACGGGCCTCGGGCCGATGCAGTTCTCCTCGACACCATGGGGGAGTTGGGAAGGATATACGGCATCGGAGACGTGGTCTTTGTGGGCGGAAGCCTCGTCCCCGTGGGGGGACATAATATCCTCGAACCGGCCGCCTTCGGCAAACCGGTCTTGTTCGGACCCCATATGGAGAATTTTCGTGAAGTCGCTCGAATCATCAAGGCCGAGGGAGGCGGGATAGAGATCAGGGACCAAGGGCAGCTCTTCGAGGAGACTCACAGGCTTCTCACGGATCGCTCCTACTACCGTCGAGTCGGCCGTGCCGCCCTGCGCACGATCCGCAACAATCAGGGAGCGAGCCAGAAGACCCTTGAGATATTTGAGAAGTATTTGAAACCAGGTGACGCATCCCCATGAACCCTGTGGTAGCCATTGTGGGACGTCCCAACGTGGGCAAGTCGACCCTGTTCAACAGGATCATCCGAACCAGAAAGGCCATCGTGGAAGATGAGCCGGGGGTCACCCGGGACCGGAACTACGGAGAGGCATCCTGGGGCGACAGGTCTTTCACCCTTATCGACACGGGCGGATTCGAGCCGGTCTCCCGGGAGAGACTTCCGGCCCAGATCCGCGAGCAGATACAACTCGCCATCGAAGAGGCCGATCTGATCATCTTTCTTATGGACGGGAAAGAGGGACTCACACCGGCCGATGAGGAGATCGACCGCCTCTTGAGGGCCCATCACAAGCCCCTGATATACACGGTCAACAAGATCGACAGCCCCCAACACGAGGCCAGGGTTTTCGATTTCTACTCCCTTGGGGTGGACCGGATCTTCCCGGTGTCGGCTTCCCACGGTTACGGCGTCGAGGAACTCCTCGACGAGATCACCAGGGCCCTTCCCCGGGGAGGTCCCGTGGTCGATGAGGAACGCATAAGGGTGGCGGTGGTGGGCAGGCCCAACGTGGGCAAGTCTTCCTGGATCAATCGTGTTCTCGGGCAGGAGCGACTCCTGGTGGACGATCGGCCCGGTACCACCCGAGACGCGATTGACACCCCTTTTGCCATCGGCCCCAGAAAGTATCTACTCATCGATACGGCTGGAATCCGGAGAAAGAAAAAGATCGGTCTCCGCCTGGAGAAGTACGCCGTCGTCGAGGCACTCAAGAGCATAGACAGGTGCGATGTGGCGCTCCTTCTCCTGGATCCCTTTGAAAAAGTGACCGAGCAGGATGCCCGGATCGGAGGCTTCATCCAGGAGAAGGGAAGGGCCTGTGTCATCGCCGTGAACAAATGGGACCAGGTGAAAAAGGACAATACCACGGTGAAGACATACACAGAGGAGATCAGGCAGGGATTGAAACATCTGGCGTACGCGCCGATAGTCTTTATCTCCGCCTTGACCGGGCAGCGAGTGAGGAAGACCCTCGATCTCATCGACCAGGTGGCCACGGCCCACCAGAAAAGGGTCGGCACCAGCCTCCTTAACACCTTTGTCCGTGAGGCCGTGGAGAGGTTCCCCCCGCGGGTCCACAGAGGAAAGAGGGGAAAGATCTACTTTGTGACCCAGGCTTCCACAAAACCGCCTACTTTTGTGGCTTTCGTGAACGATCCTGACGCCATCCACTTCTCCTACGAGAGATACCTGATCAACCAGATCAGGGAACGCTTTGATTTCCAGGGAACCCCTATAAGGATCTATTTTAGGCCCAGGGGTTAGGGGAGGAAAGACCTCTCCGCGTCGAGGGTATGACCCTAGGGAAACCGCAGAGGGGGTCCTCGGCTCTTGCTGCCCTCCGGGGTGAGAGGAGATCCCTTTCTCCACGGCAACATTGGGATGGCCCGAGTTTCCTGACTTTTCGATCGAGGATTCTTCCAGGTAGTTCGGCTTGACAGTTCCTTCTCTGTTTGACGGGGGAACGTCGTCGGTGGCTTTGAACCTGCCCTCTACCTTCCCCCCAGAACCATTTGACAGCCTACCGAATTCCCTGTACCCTGAAGGGTAATTTCCGAAGGAGGAGGCTTCTTTCGTGACCGATCCGGCAGGGCAGGCAAAACGGCTTTCCGGGGCGGAAGCCGCCCGGCTCGTCAAGGAGGGGGCCGTCGTCGGCCTTGGGACAGGTTCGACAGCCTCCCATGCCATCCAAGAGCTCGGCCGTCGAATCCGCGAGGAGGGCTTGCATCTGGTGGGGATTCCAACTTCCTACCAGGCTGCGGATCTCGCTCGGCGCAACGGAATTATCCTGCAGACCCTCGACGATGTGGACAGAGTCGACATCGCAATCGATGGAGCCGACGAGGTGGATCCCCATAAGAACCTGATCAAAGGAGGGGGCGCGGCCCACACAAGGGAGAAGGTCATCGATTCGCTGGCCGACCTCCTCGTGATAGTGGTGGACGATTCCAAGCTCGTCGGCAGGCTCGGTGAAAAATCACCTATCCCGCTGGAAGTCATCCCCATGGCCGTGGTGCCGGTGATGCGCCGCCTCGAAGCCATGGGCGGGCAACCTGCTGTCAGGATCGCCGTGGAAAAGGACGGTCCCGTCGTGACCGACCAGGGAAACCTAGTGATCGATGTTCGATTCCCCATGATAGAGGATCCCGAGACCCTGGAGTCGGCTCTCAATGACATCCCCGGGGTGGTCGAAAACGGCCTATTTATCGGGCTGGCCGACCTTGTCATAGTGGGGGACAGGCGTGACGGTACGATCAGGAGGATCGAGTAGAGTGGACCGCACGACGCCGTGCTCACCGAGCCCGGGAAACACGGAGAGTCCGTGGAAAAAACTCGGAAGTCTGGAGAAAAGACTTGACAACCGGTATCCTATCATGTTAGAAGCGTTTCTCTCCTTTTGGTTGCAGGGAGGTGGAGAGATGGACATGGACATGCAGGACCCGGGCAGCATGCGGTACGGCCACGGAAGTAGCCGTTCTGGTCTCGGGGGAAGAGGTCCCGGGAGAGAGACCGACTCCGGATGATCTGACTCTTTGATGCGCCTTTCCAGAAAGGCGGCTCTTGATCTTTCCGGAATATTCAGCCCCACCTTCGGAAATCTTCCCAGAGCCCGAATGGGTCTCCTCAAGCAAGACCGCTCCAGCCCAGGATCCCGTAAATTCCACGGAACCTTTTGAAGCCGAACTACACCCGCAGACCTCTGATCCGCGCGGCACGCGACGGAGGAGGACGGGGTACGGCCGTGGGGAAGGCAGGTGATGGTCATGATATGGATCATGGAGATCCCCCTGGTGGGGGGAAATGGGAAGTTCCTTCCGGTATTGAGGCCGGAATCGGTCCGGTCAATAACCAGAGATCCGTAGCAAAGAAGGCTCTGCCTTTTAGGAGGAGATAGATGAAAACAGTCGAGCAGATCAATGAGAAGATCAAGAAGGGAAAGGCTCTCGTCCTCACTGCCGAGGAGGTGATCGATTTTGTCGCCAAGAAGGGCACAAAGCGGGCGGCGGAAGAGGTCGATGTCGTTACGACCGGTACTTTCGGTCCCATGTGTTCATCGGGTGCCTATTTCAATGTCGGTCACACCAAACCCAGAATCAAGATCGGTGGGGGAAAAGCCTATCTTAACGGCGTACCCCTTTACACGGGTTTTGCCGCTGTGGATATCCTCATGGGTGCCACCGCCATGGCCGAGGATGACCCGAGAAACGCCGTCTTCCCCGGAGAGTTCGCCTATGGGGGAGGCTACGTAATAGAAGAACTGGTGGCAGGCAAGGAGGTCCACCTTACCGTTACGGCTTACGGGACAGACTGTTACCCGAGGAAGAAACTCGATACCCGTATCAGCCTCAAGGACATGAACGAGGCCGTCCTGTTCAACCCCAGAAACTGCTATCAGAACTACAACGTTGCGGTCAATCTCTCGGACCGTGCCATCTACACATACATGGGAGTTCTTCAGCCCCGCCTTGGCAACGCCAACTACTGCAGTGCGGGCCAGCTCAGCCCCCTGCTCTGTGATCCTCTCTATCGGACGATAGGCGTGGGAACAAGGATATTTCTAGGCGGAGGGACGGGCTACGTTGTCTGGAACGGCACTCAACACAACCCCTGTGTGCCCAGGACGGATCTCGGAGTTCCCAGGGTACCGGCCGGAACCATTGCCGTGCTCGGCGACTTGAAGCAGATGAGCCCAAGGTGGTTGCGGGGTACCTCCTTCAGGGGTTATGGGGTGACCCTCACCGTCGGGATCGGCGTGCCGATCCCCGTCTTGGATGAGGATGTACTCGTCCACGCTGCGGTCAGGGATGACGAGATTCTGGCCCAGATCGTAGACTACAGCCAATCCTATCCCCGGAGGGAACCGGAATCCCTGGGAGAGGTCAGCTACGCCCAACTTAAGAGCGGCGAAATCTCTGTCAGGGGAAGACAGGTCCCCACCGCCAGCCTCTCGAGCTATGCCCGGGCCAGGGAGATCGCCCAAATCCTGAAGGACTGGATCCAGAGAGGAGAATTCCTTCTGGCAGAGTGTGTCCAGAGGCTTCCCTCGGCAGACTCGGGGATCGTCTTCAAGGGACTTCAGGAAAAGCCTTTCAGAGTCAAAAAGACCGCTTGATCCACTCGGTGGATCCGAGCTCGAGGCTGCTGCTCGGGGAGTTCAGACTCCCAAGAATGTGCGGATCCACCAGAAGGGAGGATTTTCTCATGACAACGACAAAGGTGACACTCAGGTTTCCACCCCACCTCACCGATCAACCAGTCACGTACAAACTGATCAAGGAACACGATCTCATGGTCAATATCCTCCGGGGTCACATCACGCCCAAGGAGGAAGGCATGCTGGTCCTCGAATTGACAGGAACCAAGAAACAGCTCGACAGTGGAATGGAGTATCTCGCCAACCTCGGAGTTGAGACAAAGCTGCTGTCCAAGGACGTGAAATGGTTGAAAGACCGGTGCACCCACTGTACCGCATGCACATCCCTCTGTCCCACCCATGCCCTGTCGGTCGACAGGGATACCATGCTGGTGAGCTTTGACAAGGCAAAGTGCATCGCCTGCGAGATGTGTGTCACCGTCTGTCCCTACAAAGCCATGGAGGTCCAATTCTAGGACTCAGCAGGATCAACGGAACGGCCGAAGCGTGGATGCCATTGCCCCGTTATGGTAAAATAGACGATCGAGGGGCCGTAGACAGCACAACCGAGGCGGGCAGACAGGATGAGAACCGTCTATCTCGATCACAGCGCAACCACCCCCATAAGGCCGGAGGTTGTCGAAGCGATGCATCCCTATTTCATGGATATCTATGGAAATCCGTCGAGCATCCATGCCTTCGGCCGGGAAGCCAGAAAGGCTCTTGAGGACTCCCGGGAGCAGGTGGCGGCAATACTCGGGGCATCACCCGAGGAGATCGTATTCACCAGCGGCGGGACAGAGGCTACAAACCTCGCCATCAAGGGTGCTGTCCGGGCTCATGGGAAGCCGGGAAGCCGCATCATCACCTCCTCTATCGAGCACCATGCCACACTCCACACGTGCCGCTACCTGGAACGGAACGGCTTCGAGGTGGTCTACCTTCCGGTGGACAGGTATGGAAAGGTGAATCCCTCTGATGTGGAGGAGGCCATCACCGAAAGGACGGTCCTTATCTCCATCATGCACGCGAACAATGAGGTGGGGACAATCGAACCCATCGAAGAAATAGGGGATATCGCTCGTTCCAGGGGGGTTCCTTTCCATGCAGATGCCGTTCAATCGGTGGGAAAGATTCCTGTAAGAGTGGATAAGCTGAAGGTGGATTTTCTTTCCCTCTCCGGGCACAAGATCTATGGCCCTAAAGGCATTGGTGCTCTCTATGCCAGAAGGGGGGTTCCCTTTGAACCCCTCTTCCAGGGGGGGCACCACGAATCGAACCGGAGGCCGGGAACCGAAAACGTCCCGGCCATCGTGGGGCTGGCCAGGGCCATGGAGCTGGCAGAGGCGGAGATGAGCGTGGTTTCTCGCCGGGAGAGGAATCTCGTGGCTTTTCTTTGGGATGCCATCCAGACCAGAATAGAAGAGGTCCACCTGAACGGCCACCCCTTTGACCGCGTCCCTCCCATTCTGAACGTCTCCTTCGATTTCGTGGATGGAGAGTCCGTAATCCTCAACCTCGACCTCAAGGGGATCGCGGCTTCCACCGGATCGGCCTGCACATCGGGGGCCGTGGAGCCCTCCCACGTTCTTCTTGCCATGGGGATTCCACGGAGCCGCGCGCAAGGGGCGGTGCGGTTCTCTCTCGGAAGGGAGACGACCCAGGAGGACCTGGACTACACCGTCGAGGTCCTGGTGGAAACCGTCACCCGGCTCCGGTCCATGTCTCCGGCATACGCCGATCGCAAAAGAGGGAGGAAGAGGCATACCGGGTCTTTCCCGCTGACTTCTCTGAAGGGCTAGCTCGGGACCGCACCATTGCTCGAATAGGGCGCTCATCCGATGCTCCAAAGGAGGAACCGCCCGGTTTGGAGGCCACTACCATTGTTCAGAGAACGGCCACTGCTGCTTTCAGCGGGGAGCAGTCATCCGAATTTGTTCGGCCATCCCCGAATAGTCTGGAGCCTGGAGGGCCGGCCCGGATGGAGGATCAAAACAGAGCGGTTGTGGCTATGAGCGGCGGCGTGGACAGCACGGTGGCGGCCTACCTCATGCTCCGGCAGGGTTACGAGGTGATAGGCCTGACCATGTGCATCCGCGACATGGATGATTTGGAGGGGCACGAACAGGACCGTCCCCGTTGCTGCGGTCTCAGGGACGTGGAAGACGCCAGAAGAGCGGCCCAAAGCCTCGGAATCCCCTTCTACGTTGTAAACCTGAAGAAGGAGTTCAACGATCTCGTTGTGGAGTACTTCTGCAAGGAGTACCTCGATGGCAAGACTCCGAATCCCTGTATTGTCTGCAATGAGAAGCTCAAGTTCGGCAGGCTGTGGGAGAAGGCGCGGGCTCTGGAGGCCGGCGCCATCGTTACGGGCCATTACGCGCGGGTCGACTACGACGAGGAGAGAGGCAGGTATTTGCTCAAGAAAGGGGTGGACCCTAAGAAGGATCAATCCTACGTGCTTTTCTCCCTATCCCAGTATCAGCTCTCCCGGGTCCGTCTTCCCCTGGGAAGACACCACAAGGACTGGGTGAGACAAACGGCCAGGGAAGCGGGGATGAGGATCTCCGAGAAGGCCGACAGCCAGGAGATCTGCTTTGTTCGCCGGGGGGATTACAGGAACTTTCTCCAGAGGCGGCTCGGGAGGAGCGGGGAGTCCGGCTCCATCGTCGACACGGAGGGGCGCGTATTGGGAACCCACAACGGTATCTACGGCTTCACCATCGGGCAGCGGAGGGGGCTGGGAGTCTCGACAGGCCGCCCCCTCTATGTCGTCCATATCGACAAGACCTCCAACACCGTCACCGTAGGGGGAGAGACGGAAACCTTTCAGGACCGGTGTGTGGCATCTCGAGTCAACTGGATCGCCCTGGAGTCCCTCACCCGTTCCGAGACCGTGGAGGCCAGGATCCGGTACAACCACCCGGGTGCAGAGGCGACAATCGAACCCCTCGAAGACGACAGGGTACTGGTTCGATTCAGGAGGCCCCAGAAGGCGGTCACTCCGGGACAGGCCGTGGTCTTCTATCAGGGGGACGTAGTTCTGGGCGGAGGCTGGATAGAGGGGGAAGAACGGTGAGCGGACTCGGCTCCGATCGAGCCCAGGAGGAGAAGCTCAAGCGCCTGCAGGAGATACTCCGCTCCATGGGCTCCCTTCTGGTTGCTTTCTCGGGAGGAGTCGACAGCACGTTTCTGCTGGCAGTGGCCGAGGACGTTCTTCCCAAGAAGGCGCTCCTTGCCGTCACCGGCCTTTCACCGACTTTTCCCGACCGGGAGCTTGCCGAGGCGAAAAGGCTTGCCGCTCTTCTCGGTGTGGAACACATCCTCATTCCTACGGGGGAGATGGAGATTCCCGAGTTTCGGTCCAATCCGGCGGATCGGTGCTATTACTGCAAGAGGGATCTCTTCTCCCGCCTGAGAGAGACCGCCGACAAAAGGGGAATCCCTTGGCTGGTGGAGGGATCGACCCTCGACGATGTCTCCGACCACAGACCCGGAAGAAAAGCAGCAAAGGAGCTCCAGGTCCGGAGCCCTCTGGAGGAAGCCGAGTTGACAAAGGCAGAGATTCGATCCCTCTCGAAAAACATGGGCCTGCCCACCTGGGACAAGCCGTCCTTCGCATGCCTCTCTTCCCGTTTTCCCTACGGTGATCCCATCACTGAGAAGGGCTTGAAAATGGTCGATCGTGCCGAACAACTGCTTCTCGACCTCGGCTTCAGACAGGTCCGGGTCAGGCTTCACGGCTCGATGGGTCGAATCGAGATCCCGGGCACCGAAATCTCCCGATTTCTGGAACCGAAACTGAGAGAGAGAGTCACTCGGGGCTTGAAAGAGATGGGCTTTACCTATGTGGCCCTGGATCTGGAGGGCTACCGGTCCGGGAGTATGAACGAACCCCTGCACCTTCCCGGGGATGTCAAACCCGGATAAGCCGTCTTCTGGTTAACATTTCTAAAGAAAGATCCGATCTAATTGTTATGGTGAGAAACAGGATCAGGGGATCTTTTTTTGTTGTCTGTGCCCTTCTCCTTCTGTTAGGGCCTCCAGACGGTTTGGGCGCCTCAAGGGAAACAGGCGGTCCTTCGCCCCGGGTCCTGGTCAAGGCCAAGGACGACCTTTTGACCTTGAAGGCCACGGATGCGCCTCTGATAGAGGTCTTGACCCGGATCGTCAACGAGACCGGTATCCGCATCACTCTTCATGGCGAACCCGACGATGTGCTGACCGCCGATTTCTCCGACCTTCCCCTGGACAAGGGGTTGAGGCGATTGCTCAAGGACTGGGACTACGTTCTCATCTACGACCAAGCAGAGGGAAGGCACGAATCCCCGAGGATCAGAGAAGTGATCATCTACCCCGGGAGAGGCGGGAGCATGAAGGAGGGATTGGAGTCGAGGGTGATCACCCCTGAGGAACGCCCTGCTGAAGAGCACGGCGGAACATCCTTCGACTCCATGGTCAAGAAGCTGAAGCACAAAGACCCTGCTGTTCGGGCCGAGGCCGTGGACAGCCTGCTGGATTCTGAGGATAGGCGCGCGCTTTCCCACCTGGCCCGTGCTCTCCTGAACGACGAATCCCCCGAGGTGAGGGAGAGTGCGGCCGAGGCACTGGGAGAGCTGGGGGAGAAAAAATCCGTCAACTCTCTTGCACGAGCTCTCCATGACAGGGACGCAGGTGTGAGGGAGACCGCCGTGGATGCCCTCGCAGAGATAGGCGGCCCGGAGGCCGTCAAAGCCCTGAAGGTTGCCCTGGGGGACGAGAACGAGGATGTGAGGGAGGCGGCAGCAGAAGCACTCGAGGAGTTGACCGGAGAGGGCTCCGGTCTCGAGTCCGTGGGCCAGTAGTCCAGATCCCCCTCCGATGATCCTGGAAACCGGGGTGGCAGGAGATCCAGAGATCGGCGGGATTGACCGTGCCATTCCGGCAGGAGGACTGAAGCCCAAGCCGTGGAGGGAGCGAACTCATCTGACGGCCCTCTCGTACCGCTCCCACAGCCGGTCCTTGCTCACCCCGTGGTCGATGAAGTCCCAGGGGAAGATCTCCTCTCGGTCCCTCTCTCTGTAGACGTAGAAGTCCGGGTTGATGTCGACCTGCCGAAAGGCTCGCTTCCAGTCTCCTCCGGACTGGTGGACGGCCAGAAGAATCCTGCCCACTCTCCTGTCCCCCCGTGAGAGGAGGCTCTGGATGTAGCTCCATTTGGGCACGTCATGGGTAACCTCGATATTGGCCTCTCTCCTGAGACCGTTTCCGATTATCTTGAATTTCCGGCGCAGGTTCCCCACGTCCTCAAAGGAGACCCACTGGAAAGGGGTTGATGGTTTCGGAACCAGCCCATTGACACTCAAGGTGAGCCTGCCGAGGCGACGGCTCCTTCTTGCCCACCTGAGCATCCGGTGCTTGATCCTCCGCGTGAGCTGTACGATCGCCTCCACATCCTCGTCGGTCTCAGACGGGATGCCTATCAGGAAATAGAGGCGGAAGCTGAAGAGGCCGTTCTCAAGGAGAATCTCAACCGCCTGAAAAATATCATTCTCCTCGATCCCCTTCTGCAGGACGGCCCGCAGACGCTCCGAGCCCGCCTCGGGGGCCATGGTCACGGTCCTCACCCCACCCATTTTCAGTAACCGGCCGAGCTTCGGGGTCAAATTGTCGAGCCTCACCGAGGCGAGAGAGAACCTCGCTACCAGGCCGACGATGAGATCGCACAGGGCTTCAAGATCAGGGTAGTCGGAGACGGCGGCACCGGTCAGACCGAGCCGCCCACCCCTCTGGATCTCCTCCCGGGCAGTACGGCTCAGATTCTCCAACGACCGGTTTCGGTAAGGACGGTACAGGGAGGAGGCGCAACAGAAGAGGCAACTCCTGGGACACCCGCGGTTCACCTCGATGAGGGTCATCCTCCCGAACTCCGTGTTTGGAGTCCGAACAACAGAGATCGTCGGAAATCGGTCGAGGTCCCTTACGAATCTTCTCTTTATCCTCTCCGGGAAGCCGGCATGGACGG
This window contains:
- a CDS encoding lysophospholipid acyltransferase family protein → MTKRRRGLLRKLGESITLFLIPFFSYGLFWLYRLTLRVETVNAQAISAFFGGNDEEPVIMAFWHGRLLVVPYLARKRRIAIMISRHRDGELINRAVRFFSIDSVRGSTTRGGIQALRGLIRALKRGSHVAITPDGPRGPRNRAQMGVIMLAAATGRPILPVTYGVSKGKTFKSWDRFLLPYPFCRGVLVWGEPIWVDPEEGQAGFEEKRKILEARLNEMTLEADSYFDR
- a CDS encoding 3-deoxy-D-manno-octulosonic acid transferase; this translates as MGRQRPEAGQDHPLWFHAASVGEVNMALPLMDAVHRRFPHFRLYLSTMTETGQQAAARLLEGKGTTFFLPLDFPWTVSRILGSLAPRALFVAETEIWPNLLRQCRRRRIPVVLFNGRISDRSFERYRRFRFFFREVIQGFAALAMQSGRDAERIIEIGASPSRVRVTGNVKFDRPIPRLTAEEAGALRAGLGIKEKQRVFVAGSTHRGEEELVLEAFRRLKQTEPSLVLILAPRHLERLGEAIKALDRGGLCWTRKSQISRDGPRADAVLLDTMGELGRIYGIGDVVFVGGSLVPVGGHNILEPAAFGKPVLFGPHMENFREVARIIKAEGGGIEIRDQGQLFEETHRLLTDRSYYRRVGRAALRTIRNNQGASQKTLEIFEKYLKPGDASP
- the der gene encoding ribosome biogenesis GTPase Der; the protein is MNPVVAIVGRPNVGKSTLFNRIIRTRKAIVEDEPGVTRDRNYGEASWGDRSFTLIDTGGFEPVSRERLPAQIREQIQLAIEEADLIIFLMDGKEGLTPADEEIDRLLRAHHKPLIYTVNKIDSPQHEARVFDFYSLGVDRIFPVSASHGYGVEELLDEITRALPRGGPVVDEERIRVAVVGRPNVGKSSWINRVLGQERLLVDDRPGTTRDAIDTPFAIGPRKYLLIDTAGIRRKKKIGLRLEKYAVVEALKSIDRCDVALLLLDPFEKVTEQDARIGGFIQEKGRACVIAVNKWDQVKKDNTTVKTYTEEIRQGLKHLAYAPIVFISALTGQRVRKTLDLIDQVATAHQKRVGTSLLNTFVREAVERFPPRVHRGKRGKIYFVTQASTKPPTFVAFVNDPDAIHFSYERYLINQIRERFDFQGTPIRIYFRPRG
- the rpiA gene encoding ribose-5-phosphate isomerase RpiA; translation: MTDPAGQAKRLSGAEAARLVKEGAVVGLGTGSTASHAIQELGRRIREEGLHLVGIPTSYQAADLARRNGIILQTLDDVDRVDIAIDGADEVDPHKNLIKGGGAAHTREKVIDSLADLLVIVVDDSKLVGRLGEKSPIPLEVIPMAVVPVMRRLEAMGGQPAVRIAVEKDGPVVTDQGNLVIDVRFPMIEDPETLESALNDIPGVVENGLFIGLADLVIVGDRRDGTIRRIE
- a CDS encoding homocysteine biosynthesis protein codes for the protein MKTVEQINEKIKKGKALVLTAEEVIDFVAKKGTKRAAEEVDVVTTGTFGPMCSSGAYFNVGHTKPRIKIGGGKAYLNGVPLYTGFAAVDILMGATAMAEDDPRNAVFPGEFAYGGGYVIEELVAGKEVHLTVTAYGTDCYPRKKLDTRISLKDMNEAVLFNPRNCYQNYNVAVNLSDRAIYTYMGVLQPRLGNANYCSAGQLSPLLCDPLYRTIGVGTRIFLGGGTGYVVWNGTQHNPCVPRTDLGVPRVPAGTIAVLGDLKQMSPRWLRGTSFRGYGVTLTVGIGVPIPVLDEDVLVHAAVRDDEILAQIVDYSQSYPRREPESLGEVSYAQLKSGEISVRGRQVPTASLSSYARAREIAQILKDWIQRGEFLLAECVQRLPSADSGIVFKGLQEKPFRVKKTA
- a CDS encoding 4Fe-4S binding protein gives rise to the protein MTTTKVTLRFPPHLTDQPVTYKLIKEHDLMVNILRGHITPKEEGMLVLELTGTKKQLDSGMEYLANLGVETKLLSKDVKWLKDRCTHCTACTSLCPTHALSVDRDTMLVSFDKAKCIACEMCVTVCPYKAMEVQF
- the nifS gene encoding cysteine desulfurase NifS, which gives rise to MRTVYLDHSATTPIRPEVVEAMHPYFMDIYGNPSSIHAFGREARKALEDSREQVAAILGASPEEIVFTSGGTEATNLAIKGAVRAHGKPGSRIITSSIEHHATLHTCRYLERNGFEVVYLPVDRYGKVNPSDVEEAITERTVLISIMHANNEVGTIEPIEEIGDIARSRGVPFHADAVQSVGKIPVRVDKLKVDFLSLSGHKIYGPKGIGALYARRGVPFEPLFQGGHHESNRRPGTENVPAIVGLARAMELAEAEMSVVSRRERNLVAFLWDAIQTRIEEVHLNGHPFDRVPPILNVSFDFVDGESVILNLDLKGIAASTGSACTSGAVEPSHVLLAMGIPRSRAQGAVRFSLGRETTQEDLDYTVEVLVETVTRLRSMSPAYADRKRGRKRHTGSFPLTSLKG
- the mnmA gene encoding tRNA 2-thiouridine(34) synthase MnmA, whose amino-acid sequence is MEDQNRAVVAMSGGVDSTVAAYLMLRQGYEVIGLTMCIRDMDDLEGHEQDRPRCCGLRDVEDARRAAQSLGIPFYVVNLKKEFNDLVVEYFCKEYLDGKTPNPCIVCNEKLKFGRLWEKARALEAGAIVTGHYARVDYDEERGRYLLKKGVDPKKDQSYVLFSLSQYQLSRVRLPLGRHHKDWVRQTAREAGMRISEKADSQEICFVRRGDYRNFLQRRLGRSGESGSIVDTEGRVLGTHNGIYGFTIGQRRGLGVSTGRPLYVVHIDKTSNTVTVGGETETFQDRCVASRVNWIALESLTRSETVEARIRYNHPGAEATIEPLEDDRVLVRFRRPQKAVTPGQAVVFYQGDVVLGGGWIEGEER
- the larE gene encoding ATP-dependent sacrificial sulfur transferase LarE: MGSLLVAFSGGVDSTFLLAVAEDVLPKKALLAVTGLSPTFPDRELAEAKRLAALLGVEHILIPTGEMEIPEFRSNPADRCYYCKRDLFSRLRETADKRGIPWLVEGSTLDDVSDHRPGRKAAKELQVRSPLEEAELTKAEIRSLSKNMGLPTWDKPSFACLSSRFPYGDPITEKGLKMVDRAEQLLLDLGFRQVRVRLHGSMGRIEIPGTEISRFLEPKLRERVTRGLKEMGFTYVALDLEGYRSGSMNEPLHLPGDVKPG